In Aptenodytes patagonicus chromosome 6, bAptPat1.pri.cur, whole genome shotgun sequence, one genomic interval encodes:
- the ECT2 gene encoding protein ECT2, which produces MADNSTLASETGRSLLADSSVLDSKIIETSKENVFPGSVLDVEEEMPQIETRVILVQEAGKHEELLKALETVKIMEVPVIKIKETSPGKSEEKLIKSIIHMEIKVPYIKTNTIEELGDSDSPEFETIFVISDFQDSIFNNLCKADCRVIGPPVVLHCAQKGEPLPFSCRPLYCASMLNLVLCFTGFRKKDELVKLVTLVHHMGGIIRRDFSSKVTHLVANSTHGDKFRIAVSLGTPIVKAEWIYKAWEKRNEIDFCAADDDFRNQFKVPPFQDCMLSFLGFSDDEKANMEEMTEMQGGHYLPVGDERCTHLVVEESTVKDLPFEPLKKLYVVKQEWFWGSIQMDARAGESMYLFEKSESPGLKKSVSLLSLNTPNSNRKRRRLKETLAQLTRETDMSPFPPRKRPSAEHSLSIGSLLDISNTPESSTTNGETPKSCARPSKNSTPLPLKQSARWQVAKELYQTESNYVDILTTIIQLFQVPLEKEGQLGGPILAQEEIKTIFGSIPDILDVHTKIKEDLEDLMMNWTESKSIGDIILKYSKDLLKTYPPFVNFFEMSKETITRCERQKPRFHAFLKINQAKPECGRQSLAELLIRPVQRLPSVALLLNDIKKHTAEENPDKITLEKAIESLKEVMTHINEDKRKTEAQRQFFDVVYEVDGCPANLLSSHRSLVQRLETVALGDDLCDRGEQVTLFLFNDCLEIARKRHKVIGAFKSPHGHTRPPASLKHVVLMPLSQIKKVLDIRETEDCHKAFALVVRPPTELNNKLLSFQMTTEEPPKEDWLKMLCRHVANTICKADAENLIYTADPDSVEVNTKDMDSTLSRASRAIKKTSKKVTRAFSFSKTPKRALRRALMSHSATEGRSPSSANESYLGSQLTSTSSLAIARSSSTCSLNGSVKCAVNVHRSNSVDWSSQNSRPRPVLCPGSPNIRLSNAVEEKTSSNLESLNGHALDRPCPIPIITSTYGDAGDNNQCGAEKFCTSHPDC; this is translated from the exons ATGGCTGACAACAGTACGCTGGCGTCTGAAACCGGGAGGAGCCTCTTGGCTGATTCTTCTGTTCTTGATTCAAAAATTATAGAAACCTCCAAAGAGAATGTATTTCCTGGATCTGTTTTGGATGTTGAAG AAGAAATGCCTCAAATAGAAACAAGAGTGATTTTGGTTCAGGAAGCAGGGAAACATGAGGAGCTTCTGAAAGCCTTGGAG ACTGTTAAGATAATGGAAGTACCAGTTATAAAGATAAAGGAAACTAGTCCTGgtaaatcagaagaaaaactaataaaaagtaTTATTCATATG GAAATTAAAGTGCCCTACATAAAGACAAACACAATAGAAGAGCTTGGAGATTCTGATTCCCCAGAATTTGAGACTATCTTCGTCATATCAGACTTCCAAGATTCTATCTTTAACAACCTCTGCAAAGCAGATTGCCGTGTCATTGGACCTCCAGTAGTACTGCACTGTGCACAAAAAGGAGAG CCTTTACCTTTCTCCTGTCGTCCACTGTACTGTGCAAGTATGTTGAACTTGGTACTGTGCTTTACAGGattcagaaagaaagatgaatta gttAAGCTAGTGACCTTGGTTCATCATATGGGTGGAATTATTCGAAGGGACTTTAGCTCAAAAGTTACACATCTGGTGGCTAACTCAACACATGGAGATAAATTCAGA ATTGCTGTAAGTCTTGGTACTCCTATCGTGAAAGCTGAGTGGATTTATAAGGCTtgggagaaaaggaatgaaat tgatttcTGTGCAGCTGATGATGACTTTAGAAATCAGTTCAAGGTTCCTCCCTTCCAGGATTGCATGTTAAGTTTCCTTGGATTCTCTGATGATGAGAAAGCTAACATGgaagaaatgacagaaatgcaAG GAGGACATTATTTACCAGTTGGTGATGAAAGGTGTACACACTTAGTGGTTGAAGAAAGTACAGTAAAAGACCTTCCATTTGAACCTTTAAAAAAACTTTATGTTGTAAAGCAAGAG tggTTCTGGGGAAGCATTCAAATGGATGCCAGAGCTGGAGAGTCCATGTATTTATTTGAGAAG TCAGAGAGTCCTGGCCTCAAGAAGTCTGTGTCACTACTTTCTCTGAATACTCCAAACAGCAATCGTAAAAGACGCCGTTTGAAAGAAACTCTTGCACAACTGACCAGAGAAACAGACATGTCACCATTCCCTCCTCGGAAACGCCCATCAGCTGAACATTCACTTTCTATTGGGTCCTTGCTGGATATTTCGAACACTCCAGAGTCAAGCACTACCAATGGAG AAACACCAAAATCCTGTGCCAGGCCTTCCAAAAACTCAACTCCTCTTCCACTAAAGCAGTCTGCAAGATGGCAGGTTGCAAAGGAATTGTATCAGACAGAAAGTAACTACGTTGATATTCTAACAACAATCATTCAG TTATTTCAAGTTCCGTTGGAGAAGGAAGGACAACTTGGAGGACCAATCCTTGCACAGGAAGAGATTAAGACCATATTTGGCAGCATTCCAGATATTCTTGATGTGCATACTAAAATCAAG GAAGACCTGGAAGATCTTATGATGAACTGGACTGAAAGCAAAAGTATTGGTGATATCATTCTTAAATAT TCAAAAGACTTGTTGAAAACATACCCTCCATTTGTGAATTTCTTCGAAATGAGCAAAGAGACTATTACTAGATGTGAAAGACAGAAGCCAAGGTTTCATGCCTTCCTAAAG ATAAACCAAGCTAAACCTGAATGTGGCCGCCAAAGCCTAGCTGAACTCCTTATCCGTCCTGTTCAAAGGCTGCCTAGTGTTGCTCTACTACTAAATG aTATTAAGAAGCATACAGCAGAAGAGAACCCAGATAAAATAACCCTAGAGAAAGCTATTGAATCATTAAAGGAAGTGATGAC ACATATtaatgaagacaaaagaaaaacagaggcacAAAGGCAGTTCTTTGATGTTGTCTATGAAGTTGATGGATGTCCA GCCAATCTCTTGTCCTCTCACCGAAGCTTAGTTCAGCGTTTGGAAACCGTAGCACTTGGTGATGACCTCTGTGACAGGGGAGAACAGGTCACACTCTTTCTGTTCAATGATTGCCTAGAG ATTGCGAGGAAACGGCATAAAGTTATTGGTGCTTTCAAGAGTCCGCATGGCCACACAAGGCCTCCTGCATCTCTCAAGCATGTTGTTCTCATGCCTCTCTCCCAGATCAAGAAAGTCCTAGACATCAGGGAGACAGAAG ATTGCCATAAAGCTTTTGCCTTAGTTGTGCGGCCACCTACAGAACTCAACAACAAGCTACTTAGTTTCCAGATGACAACTGAAGAACCTCCTAAAGAAGATTGGTTGAAGATGTTGTGTCGGCATGTGGCTAACACTATTTGTAAAGCAGATGCA GAAAATCTCATTTATACTGCTGATCCTGATTCAGTTGAAGTAAATACTAAAGATATGGACAGTACTTTAAGCAGAGCATCCAGGGcaataaagaaaacatcaaaaaag GTTACAAGAGcgttttctttctcaaaaacaCCAAAGAGAGCTCTTCGAAGGGCTCTAATGTCGCATAGTGCAACAGAAGGAAGAAGTCCCAGTTCAGCTAATGAGAGTTATCTAGGCAGCCAACTGACTAGTACGTCGTCATTAGCG ATTGCTCGTTCATCTTCTACGTGCAGCCTAAATGGATCTGTCAAATGTGCTGTTAATGTTCACCGCTCCAATTCTGTTGATTGGAGCTCTCAAAATTCCAGGCCTCGACCTGTGCTGTGTCCTGGCTCTCCAAATATTCGTCTTTCAAATGCTGTAGAAGAAAAAACCTCTTCCAACTTGGAAAGCTTAAATGGTCATGCCTTGGACAGACCGTGTCCTATCCCTATTATTACTAGCACTTATGGTGATGCTGGAGATAATAACCAGTGTGGTGCTGAAAAATTCTGTACATCACATCCTGACTGTTAA